A genome region from Bacillaceae bacterium IKA-2 includes the following:
- a CDS encoding GntR family transcriptional regulator, with protein sequence MFLDRNSATPLYEQLKKVIEHQIKTGELKVDEQLPSERELCELYKVSRITVRQAISLAGNEGLLYRKHGIGTFITKPKIKVELSTVDNFQTSLSQQGLIAKTEKWSSDIISSNFQTSRVLNVSIMEKIANLKLVGFADDSPFVFYDSYFTYEIGKKILIAAEEALLKNMPFSTLDLYKGILEVSPTHIEQTFEAHVSNEHLSKILKIEHGSPILRVTSIVYSNDKPIEYRENHYRGDKYKFFVTRNL encoded by the coding sequence ATGTTCCTAGATCGTAATAGTGCCACTCCATTATATGAACAGTTAAAAAAAGTAATTGAACACCAAATTAAAACTGGAGAATTGAAAGTTGATGAACAACTCCCCTCTGAAAGAGAGCTTTGTGAACTGTATAAAGTAAGTAGAATTACGGTTCGTCAAGCAATTTCATTAGCAGGAAATGAAGGTTTATTATATAGGAAACATGGGATCGGTACGTTTATTACAAAACCAAAAATTAAGGTAGAATTAAGCACAGTAGATAATTTTCAAACTTCATTATCCCAACAGGGTCTGATCGCAAAGACAGAAAAATGGAGTTCTGATATTATATCCTCTAACTTTCAAACTTCTCGAGTTTTAAACGTGAGTATTATGGAAAAAATTGCAAACCTCAAGCTAGTTGGTTTTGCTGACGATAGTCCATTTGTTTTTTATGATAGTTATTTCACTTATGAGATAGGAAAAAAAATATTAATAGCCGCTGAAGAGGCTCTCTTAAAGAATATGCCATTTTCGACACTGGATTTGTACAAAGGAATTCTAGAAGTTTCTCCGACTCATATAGAACAAACTTTTGAGGCACATGTTTCAAACGAACATTTATCTAAAATATTAAAAATTGAACACGGGTCGCCGATTCTTCGAGTAACTTCTATCGTCTACAGTAATGACAAGCCTATTGAATACAGGGAAAATCATTATCGAGGAGATAAATATAAATTCTTCGTTACACGGAATTTGTAA
- a CDS encoding acyclic terpene utilization AtuA family protein: MRKKELRIVCPNGHLGFAPTKEESFYIAAATKPDYYCCDSGSDDIGASALGSDRSVSMYKWQKHDLELMLLAAIEQGAPMLIGSSGDTGANSRVDMYVQIIKDLAKEHNLPSFKLAYFYSEVDKSYLKDKMQQEITIEGLDDRSSLTEADLEKTNRIVAVAGVHPFIKALDMGADVVIGGRSSDCAIFAAPAIREGFPEELAYYLGKVLECASFCAEPYGAKESVIGTITQDDVKVTAMHPEQRCTIASVAGHAMYERSNPYFEFVAGGMMDMTHCKYEQFDEKTTRITGSKFIPIEGEVKVKLEGAGILGEKYIGIAGIRDPYTIKNVDKVVELTREQVAQEFEGHDYHLNFRIFGKDGVMGELEPVKEIKSHELGIVIEGIAATKEVSEALTLFATRQIFYARLPEVKGTAGTAAFIVDDVVYAGSACSWTMNHIVPVADPLELFDVKLIEINNTINA, from the coding sequence ATGAGAAAAAAAGAACTTCGCATCGTTTGTCCCAATGGACATTTAGGATTTGCACCAACGAAAGAGGAAAGTTTTTATATTGCCGCAGCAACAAAACCGGATTACTATTGTTGTGACTCCGGAAGTGATGACATCGGCGCTTCTGCTCTTGGATCTGACAGATCTGTGAGTATGTACAAATGGCAGAAACATGATTTAGAACTTATGTTACTTGCAGCAATTGAACAGGGGGCTCCAATGTTAATTGGATCATCTGGCGATACTGGAGCAAATAGTCGTGTCGACATGTATGTTCAGATTATTAAAGATTTAGCAAAAGAACATAATCTACCTAGCTTCAAACTAGCTTACTTTTATTCAGAAGTAGACAAGAGTTATTTAAAAGACAAGATGCAACAAGAGATTACAATTGAAGGTCTTGACGACAGAAGCTCGTTAACAGAAGCGGATCTTGAAAAAACAAACCGTATTGTCGCTGTTGCTGGTGTTCATCCATTCATTAAAGCATTAGATATGGGTGCCGATGTAGTAATTGGCGGTCGTTCTAGTGATTGCGCAATTTTTGCCGCTCCCGCTATCCGTGAAGGTTTTCCAGAAGAGTTAGCCTATTATCTTGGAAAGGTTCTTGAATGCGCAAGCTTCTGTGCAGAACCTTATGGGGCAAAAGAAAGTGTCATTGGTACAATTACTCAAGATGATGTCAAAGTAACCGCTATGCATCCAGAACAACGTTGTACAATTGCCTCTGTTGCAGGTCATGCCATGTATGAGCGTTCAAATCCCTATTTTGAATTTGTTGCTGGCGGAATGATGGATATGACACATTGTAAATATGAACAATTTGATGAAAAAACGACTAGAATTACTGGATCTAAATTTATTCCAATTGAAGGTGAAGTAAAAGTAAAATTAGAAGGGGCTGGCATACTCGGAGAGAAGTACATTGGAATTGCCGGGATAAGAGATCCTTATACGATTAAAAACGTCGATAAGGTAGTTGAACTAACCCGCGAACAAGTTGCTCAAGAGTTTGAAGGTCATGACTATCACTTGAATTTCAGAATATTCGGTAAAGATGGTGTAATGGGTGAATTAGAACCTGTTAAAGAAATTAAATCACATGAACTAGGTATTGTTATCGAAGGTATTGCAGCTACAAAAGAAGTTTCAGAAGCCCTTACATTATTTGCAACTAGACAAATATTCTATGCTCGTTTACCAGAAGTAAAAGGCACAGCTGGTACAGCCGCATTTATTGTCGATGATGTTGTCTATGCTGGAAGCGCTTGTTCTTGGACGATGAACCACATCGTTCCGGTTGCCGATCCATTAGAATTATTTGATGTAAAGCTAATCGAAATTAACAATACCATTAATGCCTAA
- a CDS encoding DUF4387 domain-containing protein, with protein MQTKTLNDLAKTIRSKNAGTDRITFDIIFREKENYDLVINSKCITKKSVASLYGISEEQITDFVHFDPAYAIKFTIKRPRPSGDPGEGDIFGSQQYPPLLDIEIPIA; from the coding sequence ATGCAAACAAAAACACTTAATGATTTAGCAAAAACAATTCGTAGTAAAAATGCCGGTACTGATAGAATTACCTTTGATATTATCTTTAGAGAAAAAGAAAATTATGATCTTGTTATTAATAGTAAATGTATTACAAAAAAATCAGTTGCTAGTCTCTATGGAATTTCTGAAGAACAAATCACGGATTTTGTCCATTTCGATCCTGCTTACGCCATTAAATTTACCATAAAAAGACCAAGACCAAGTGGGGACCCTGGCGAAGGTGATATTTTTGGATCACAACAATATCCGCCATTATTAGATATTGAAATTCCTATTGCTTAG
- a CDS encoding type II toxin-antitoxin system RelE/ParE family toxin, translating to MYKIKYLPISLKDLRNITDYITDILKAPKAALDFIDALDFSISKLENFPYSSKVYQPIKSVDGEYRILPVKNYLVFYVVNNDEVEIHRITYAKVNLENHLK from the coding sequence ATGTATAAAATTAAATATCTACCCATATCTCTAAAAGATCTAAGAAATATTACAGACTATATCACTGATATACTTAAGGCACCAAAAGCTGCCTTAGATTTTATTGATGCACTGGATTTTTCGATATCAAAACTCGAGAATTTTCCGTATTCATCTAAGGTATATCAACCAATAAAATCAGTTGATGGAGAGTATAGAATACTTCCAGTGAAAAACTATCTTGTATTTTATGTTGTTAATAATGATGAAGTAGAAATACACAGAATAACTTATGCAAAAGTAAATTTAGAAAATCATCTTAAATGA
- a CDS encoding type II toxin-antitoxin system Phd/YefM family antitoxin — translation MPQIRPVSDLRNNFAEISRIVRETAEPVYLTKNGYGDMVVMSIEAYEGKLFESEVFFKLKEAELEAKTTNKRYTHDEVISDLRVRLANKLDKGDV, via the coding sequence GTGCCACAAATTCGACCGGTTTCAGATTTAAGAAATAATTTCGCGGAAATTTCAAGGATTGTACGGGAAACAGCTGAACCAGTATATTTAACTAAGAATGGTTATGGTGATATGGTTGTTATGAGCATTGAAGCCTATGAAGGCAAACTTTTTGAAAGTGAGGTCTTTTTCAAATTAAAGGAAGCGGAATTAGAAGCCAAAACGACTAATAAACGATATACACACGATGAAGTAATTTCTGATTTAAGAGTAAGGCTTGCTAACAAGTTGGATAAAGGTGATGTATAA